One genomic region from Spirosoma sp. KCTC 42546 encodes:
- a CDS encoding DUF350 domain-containing protein, translating into MEYKYITASIVYSLLGIAILIISFVIIEKIAPENLWKKIVDEQNVALAILAAAFMIAVSIIISSAIHG; encoded by the coding sequence ATGGAATACAAGTACATTACGGCCTCCATTGTTTACTCACTGCTGGGTATTGCGATACTGATCATCAGTTTTGTCATTATTGAGAAAATTGCGCCCGAAAATCTCTGGAAGAAAATTGTTGACGAGCAAAATGTTGCCCTGGCCATTCTGGCGGCTGCGTTCATGATTGCCGTTTCCATTATTATCAGTTCTGCCATTCATGGTTAG